The following proteins come from a genomic window of Candidatus Krumholzibacteriia bacterium:
- the gpmI gene encoding 2,3-bisphosphoglycerate-independent phosphoglycerate mutase: protein MSSLKHPASLLILDGFSLGEASDFNAVHQAKTPHLDALFERFPWTWLKSCGRAVGLPEGLMGNSEVGHLNMGAGRIVDQDVTRIDKAISRGELGGNPVYRDLLDHVESKGSTLHLLGLLSDGGVHSAFRHIEALIDLALSRNIPVRLHAFLDGRDCPPRSGADYLRRIREQRGDFAISTVGGRFWGMDRDKRWNRVEKHWRCIVESEGPRADDPVSAVEASYRKDITDEFMEPVCIEGVSCPLQDGDAVFFFNFRADRGREMSHALTEKDFEGFQRSRFPELRFASMTEYDRTLQKPHAFAPLPLEGLFADVLAEEGLKNLRLAETEKYAHVTFFFNGGVEQPWDGEDRILVPSPAVRTYDLQPEMSLPELTGGFLKALQSKEHDAHVVNIANCDMVGHTGNLKAAIAAVEAVDRAIGQIREAVFDTGGFLLLCADHGNVEEMWDGESDSPHTRHSLSDVPLLLADPRSTGSLSPGILADIIPTLLSHAGLHASSHMSGKDLRR from the coding sequence GTGAGTTCCCTCAAGCATCCCGCTTCTCTTTTGATTCTCGATGGCTTCAGTCTGGGCGAAGCCTCCGACTTCAACGCCGTGCATCAGGCGAAGACCCCCCATCTGGACGCCCTCTTCGAGCGTTTTCCCTGGACCTGGCTGAAAAGCTGCGGGCGCGCCGTCGGGCTTCCCGAAGGGCTGATGGGAAATTCCGAAGTGGGTCACCTGAACATGGGAGCGGGGCGGATTGTCGACCAGGATGTCACCCGCATCGACAAGGCTATTAGCAGGGGCGAACTGGGGGGCAATCCCGTGTACCGTGACCTGCTCGATCATGTCGAATCGAAGGGAAGCACCCTGCACCTGCTCGGGCTTCTCTCTGATGGCGGGGTTCACAGCGCCTTTCGGCATATTGAAGCACTCATCGACCTTGCCCTTTCACGCAACATCCCGGTCCGCCTGCACGCCTTTCTCGACGGGCGCGACTGCCCGCCCCGCTCAGGGGCCGACTACCTCCGCCGGATCCGCGAGCAAAGAGGGGATTTCGCCATTTCCACGGTGGGCGGACGCTTCTGGGGAATGGATCGAGACAAGCGCTGGAATCGGGTGGAAAAACATTGGCGCTGCATTGTGGAGTCTGAAGGCCCCCGTGCAGACGACCCGGTGAGTGCCGTCGAAGCCTCCTACCGCAAGGACATCACCGACGAGTTCATGGAGCCGGTCTGCATTGAGGGGGTAAGTTGCCCCCTGCAAGACGGAGACGCGGTCTTCTTTTTCAATTTCCGGGCAGACCGGGGGCGGGAGATGAGCCACGCCCTCACAGAAAAGGACTTCGAGGGCTTTCAGCGAAGCCGTTTTCCCGAACTCCGCTTTGCCAGCATGACCGAGTACGATCGCACACTGCAAAAACCCCACGCCTTTGCCCCGCTTCCCCTCGAGGGGCTCTTTGCGGATGTCCTCGCCGAAGAGGGGCTGAAGAACCTCCGCTTGGCCGAAACCGAGAAGTACGCCCATGTCACCTTCTTCTTTAATGGAGGAGTGGAGCAGCCCTGGGACGGCGAAGACCGGATTCTGGTGCCCTCACCCGCCGTCAGGACCTACGACCTGCAGCCGGAAATGAGTCTTCCGGAGCTGACAGGGGGGTTTCTGAAAGCGCTACAGTCAAAGGAACATGACGCCCATGTTGTAAACATTGCCAACTGTGATATGGTCGGACACACGGGCAATCTCAAAGCTGCGATTGCGGCGGTGGAGGCCGTGGACCGGGCCATCGGGCAGATCCGGGAGGCGGTCTTTGACACGGGGGGATTTCTGCTTCTCTGTGCGGATCACGGCAATGTGGAGGAAATGTGGGACGGGGAGTCCGACAGTCCACACACCCGTCACAGCCTTTCTGATGTTCCCTTACTGCTGGCCGATCCCCGGAGTACAGGATCTCTTTCTCCCGGAATTCTCGCCGATATAATCCCCACCCTGCTCTCTCACGCAGGGCTTCACGCCTCCAGCCATATGAGCGGCAAGGATTTGCGCCGTTGA
- a CDS encoding ferredoxin produces the protein MGITKVWIDEGCTVCNLCEDTAPDVFEVTDDTCIIKEGADLAANEDEIRESVEACPVEVIIIEED, from the coding sequence ATGGGAATCACGAAGGTCTGGATCGATGAGGGCTGCACGGTTTGCAACCTCTGCGAAGATACGGCACCCGATGTTTTCGAGGTGACCGACGACACTTGCATCATCAAGGAAGGTGCAGATCTCGCCGCGAATGAGGATGAAATCCGCGAGTCCGTAGAGGCCTGTCCTGTTGAGGTCATCATCATCGAAGAAGACTAG
- a CDS encoding transketolase, whose protein sequence is MKDWSVSELKEVARLIRRDVLVMTRVAESGHPGGPLSAADYITALYFRVARLDPAKPDWEGRDRIIISNGHCSALNYSVMARRGYFEPSELLSFRVTGSRLQGHPNRLKLPGLEASTGSLGQGLSQGVGMALGARLDDRDTRIFVNVGDGELQEGSCWEAMMSAAHYRCERLFMLVDDNNAQIDGFVSDVMGVQPLDDKIRAFGWNVLVCDGHDMEAILSSYDKALALENGKPTALIFKTKMMCGVASFEDQPGWHGKPLDEESLTIALRELGFNQSPSEAIAEIGGSR, encoded by the coding sequence ATGAAGGACTGGAGTGTTTCCGAACTGAAGGAAGTGGCTCGCCTGATCCGCCGCGATGTGCTGGTCATGACCCGCGTCGCAGAAAGCGGTCACCCCGGCGGGCCTCTTTCTGCCGCCGACTACATCACGGCGCTGTACTTCAGGGTTGCCCGGCTCGATCCCGCCAAGCCTGATTGGGAGGGCCGCGACCGGATCATCATTTCCAATGGTCACTGTTCCGCCTTGAACTACTCGGTCATGGCGCGTCGGGGCTACTTCGAGCCTTCGGAGCTTCTCAGCTTTCGGGTTACGGGAAGTCGCTTGCAGGGGCATCCCAATCGCCTGAAGTTGCCCGGTCTGGAAGCTTCCACGGGGAGCCTGGGCCAGGGACTGAGTCAGGGAGTGGGCATGGCGCTTGGGGCGCGGCTCGACGATCGGGACACAAGGATTTTCGTCAATGTCGGTGACGGAGAACTCCAGGAAGGTTCCTGCTGGGAGGCCATGATGTCGGCCGCCCACTATCGTTGCGAGCGGCTCTTCATGCTTGTGGACGACAACAATGCCCAGATTGATGGCTTCGTCTCCGATGTGATGGGCGTCCAGCCTCTCGACGATAAGATCCGCGCCTTTGGATGGAATGTGCTGGTCTGCGACGGTCACGACATGGAGGCCATTCTCTCCTCTTACGACAAGGCTCTCGCACTGGAAAACGGAAAACCGACAGCCCTGATCTTCAAAACGAAAATGATGTGCGGCGTGGCCAGCTTCGAGGACCAGCCCGGATGGCACGGGAAGCCGCTTGACGAGGAGAGCCTGACCATCGCGCTCAGGGAGCTGGGCTTTAATCAAAGCCCCTCGGAAGCCATCGCAGAGATTGGAGGGAGTCGATGA
- a CDS encoding transketolase family protein, whose protein sequence is MKDFWKGYQGKDWELTLPRESFGRTLVALGKENPRIVVLDADLSASTLTKYFHAEFPERSFDMGIAEQDLVGTAAGLAATGFIPFCSTYAMFLAGRAWEQIRNAVAYSGWNVKLAAAHGGISVGKDGPTHQSMEDIALMRSIPGMTVIVPADAHETARLVRWAADYDGPVYFRMGREKVPVVTSEDDLFEHGKAMTLREGDDATIIAAGLLVSKALEAAELLEKDGISARVLNMHTIKPIDRDAIAKASRETGVIVTAEEHNLHGGLGDAVAQVAVQEERPPRMRYVAVQDRYMDSGPPEELMELAGLTAENIARQVHSALASGSKAAPLGGERTS, encoded by the coding sequence ATGAAGGATTTCTGGAAAGGCTACCAGGGCAAGGACTGGGAACTGACCCTCCCCCGGGAGTCCTTCGGCAGGACGCTCGTGGCGCTGGGCAAAGAGAACCCGCGAATCGTTGTCCTGGACGCAGACCTTTCCGCTTCCACGCTGACCAAATACTTTCACGCCGAGTTCCCGGAACGCTCTTTCGATATGGGCATCGCCGAGCAGGATCTCGTGGGCACTGCGGCCGGGTTGGCCGCCACGGGCTTTATCCCTTTCTGCTCCACCTACGCCATGTTTCTTGCGGGGCGAGCCTGGGAACAGATCCGCAACGCCGTTGCCTACAGTGGCTGGAATGTAAAGCTGGCCGCCGCACACGGGGGAATCTCCGTGGGAAAGGACGGCCCGACACACCAGTCGATGGAGGACATTGCCCTGATGCGCTCGATTCCGGGCATGACCGTAATCGTGCCCGCCGACGCGCATGAAACCGCGCGACTTGTCCGTTGGGCGGCCGACTACGACGGGCCCGTCTACTTCCGCATGGGCAGGGAGAAGGTTCCTGTGGTGACATCGGAGGACGATCTTTTCGAACACGGAAAAGCGATGACGCTGCGGGAGGGCGATGATGCAACGATCATTGCCGCCGGCCTGTTGGTGTCCAAGGCTCTCGAAGCCGCAGAGCTTCTTGAAAAGGATGGAATCAGTGCGCGGGTCTTGAACATGCACACGATCAAGCCTATCGACCGGGATGCCATTGCCAAGGCCTCCCGCGAAACCGGCGTGATCGTGACCGCCGAGGAACACAACCTGCATGGAGGTCTCGGAGATGCGGTCGCCCAGGTGGCCGTGCAAGAGGAACGGCCGCCCCGAATGCGCTATGTGGCCGTTCAGGATCGTTACATGGACAGCGGGCCACCGGAAGAACTCATGGAACTCGCCGGCCTGACTGCAGAAAACATCGCCCGCCAGGTTCATTCGGCACTGGCATCCGGATCCAAGGCCGCCCCTCTGGGTGGAGAAAGGACATCATGA